From the genome of Leptospira koniambonensis:
TGTCCGCTCATGACAATATATTGTTCATTTAATTGGATAATATGTTCGTTATATTGAAATAAGCATGGTGAAAACAGAACCTTTTCTCGACTTTGTGCTTAGAGTCCGCAGTGGAATAAACATGAGGGAACCCCGACCGGACCAGCAAAGGAGAATAAAATGAAAAATAAGCTCATTAATTCGAGCCTCCTGGCAATTGCGCTGGGATTACTCGGGAATTGTGGAGAAGGATCTTCTGACAGTTCCGCACTTGCGTTAGCTGCACTTGGGGGAGGAACCTCAAGTGTTAAAATAGCAAGCGCTTCCGATCTTGCGATCGAATCTGCGGATGACTATAATGCAAACCAATATGGTCTGATTACTTCATCTACTTTAAGAACTTGGGTAACCGATTGGGCAAATAATAAGCCCGCAGGTATTACCGGAAACTTGGTGATCTTCCAAGCAAACAAAGTGGGAGCTGATGCGAATAAAAGTTTAATTCTTCCAACTACTGGAGTGAAAGTTTTTGTCTCCGTTACTGGAAACAATACTGCACTTTATTCTTGGAAAACTTTTAGAGAGACCAGATACAATGGTTTGATCTCTATTCCCGGTAGCACTGCAACCACAGGTGGAAACGGTCTTTTAAGTGGAGCAAGTGTAGACGAGTGGTTCCAAACTTATGGAGTAGATCCTACTAAGGATTTAATCGTTTTTGCAAGTGGTAACGGGGATAACTATGGAGCAATCGGTCACCAACATTATACTTTAAGATATTGGGGTGTGGCTCACGAACATCTTGCTATCCTAAACGGAACTATTAAAGGTCAATTTCCTGAAGCGGAATTGGGTAATGATACAGACGAGTCTGTTCCTCCTTTGAATGGTACGTTCTCTGTTAAACAACTTAAGAACGTAGATAACAGAATTCTAACATTAAGTATAGAAGATACGATAGAAGTTGCTAAGAATAACGGACATCACAGTGTGAAGGGACTTTCTTCTACTGTTGTAATTTCTGATAACAGAACTGCTAACAATAACAACGATATCAGCGTATATACCTCTACTGCTGGATGGCAGGAGTATAACGGTGGAGAGAATACTACCGGGACTACAAAATCAGGAGGCGGTGCTATCGCTTTCGAGGGTCACTTAAAAGGTGCAGTATTTGTTCCTCACTATAACGTAGTAGATCGTACTTCTTTAGATAATGGTTACGCTTATTCTACTTCTGCTGCTGGAACTTTTAATACTCTTAAATTTAAATCCAAAGCTGATGTTAAGGATATCTGGGATACTTACGGAACCACTGGTGGACCTAACTCAGGCGCACCCGCATATGAAGATGGCCAAACTATTCTTCAGTATTGCAGAACGAATACAAGAACTCAAACCAGCGGTATTTCTACACAGCTAATCTTAGGACGTCCTTCCGTATTCTTAGAAGATGGATGGAGTATTTTCGGATTATTGGCAGGTAATTTCCCATCTGCAAACTTCAACGACGACGTAACTGCAGGAGCTTCTTCTTATCCTTCTGTTCCAGTTAAATTCGCCGCAGACGTTCAAGGTGCAATCGAATCTGGCGTGAGAGGATCCGGAGATGGACCACACTATAATACAGGTGTAAAAAAATCCGTAGTAGATTATTTCCAAATCAATTCATCGGCGACCACAACCAAACAAGCATTCGTAGAGGATTGGAATTACAAAAACCAATAAGCTACATTACATAACGGGGGCGGAGATATCTCCGCTCTTTTCAATTCTGTAACATAAGATAAAAAGAGGGAGTTACTGCTTTATGAAAATATTATATATATATACGCTAATCGGCGTATTATTTTTCTCTTCTTCGGAGATTATTTTGGCCTCAGGTGGATTCGGAGGTGGAGGAGTTGCTGGACAGGCGCTTCGTGGAAAAGAAAGAGAAAAGTTCAATCTGGGCAAGGCAATCTATAATGCAGAAGTCGCCTTAGATGAAAAAAAAGAAGATCTAGTAAAATCTCAGAAAAACCGTTTGGAATACCTGCAAGGTTCATTACCCAACTCCGAAAAA
Proteins encoded in this window:
- a CDS encoding sulfurtransferase; its protein translation is MKNKLINSSLLAIALGLLGNCGEGSSDSSALALAALGGGTSSVKIASASDLAIESADDYNANQYGLITSSTLRTWVTDWANNKPAGITGNLVIFQANKVGADANKSLILPTTGVKVFVSVTGNNTALYSWKTFRETRYNGLISIPGSTATTGGNGLLSGASVDEWFQTYGVDPTKDLIVFASGNGDNYGAIGHQHYTLRYWGVAHEHLAILNGTIKGQFPEAELGNDTDESVPPLNGTFSVKQLKNVDNRILTLSIEDTIEVAKNNGHHSVKGLSSTVVISDNRTANNNNDISVYTSTAGWQEYNGGENTTGTTKSGGGAIAFEGHLKGAVFVPHYNVVDRTSLDNGYAYSTSAAGTFNTLKFKSKADVKDIWDTYGTTGGPNSGAPAYEDGQTILQYCRTNTRTQTSGISTQLILGRPSVFLEDGWSIFGLLAGNFPSANFNDDVTAGASSYPSVPVKFAADVQGAIESGVRGSGDGPHYNTGVKKSVVDYFQINSSATTTKQAFVEDWNYKNQ